The following proteins are co-located in the Candidatus Poribacteria bacterium genome:
- a CDS encoding ABC transporter permease subunit: MMWYIAKRELYDNLNSLRFALTTVLLLGLMLTNAVVHLREHPARIQRHLSFVVEARNILEARADSLYDLARKGPGKLYKKPSPLHFCAEGRDTFLSGTVETPYHFWDSNNLSSFWRMQYPAVPHNLTNIRPDVTKVDWGFIIGYALSLVALLFTFDSISGERERGTLRLMLANSIPRHTVLMGKFLGALISVSIPFGIAVLMNLLLISTARTLHLGAEAWGRLGIICFIAILYTSLFLVLGLLVSARARQSAVSLVILLLAWVTFVVFMPNILASIASGFSSPMSSDELQVRRKQINNKLWEAYFHKTGVSKLRDMQVGSQFVIEDKAAQERLIEERLMQQVEQVQQARAVTRISPAAIVQQLLESFAGTGFERHLQFLENAQHYGRQYHVFIVDTDRGDPESLHLIGVPEGMSKKPVSPEAIPKFEDTLSLSKDFNAAAMDLLLLTLFVVVLLSGAYLAFVRVEV, translated from the coding sequence ATGATGTGGTATATCGCAAAACGCGAACTCTATGATAATCTCAATAGTCTCAGATTTGCCCTCACAACAGTGTTGTTGTTAGGCTTGATGCTGACCAACGCCGTTGTGCATCTCCGTGAGCATCCCGCGAGAATACAGAGGCACCTCTCTTTTGTTGTAGAGGCGCGCAATATCTTAGAGGCACGTGCAGACAGTTTATATGACCTCGCACGAAAGGGACCTGGAAAACTTTACAAAAAGCCATCTCCGCTTCATTTCTGCGCAGAAGGGCGCGATACTTTTTTATCAGGAACCGTTGAGACACCCTATCACTTCTGGGACAGCAATAATCTAAGTAGTTTCTGGCGAATGCAGTATCCTGCTGTGCCCCACAATTTGACAAATATTCGTCCAGATGTCACCAAAGTGGACTGGGGGTTTATAATCGGCTATGCTTTGAGTCTCGTCGCGCTCTTGTTCACCTTCGACTCTATTTCCGGTGAACGTGAGCGAGGCACGCTGCGTTTGATGTTGGCGAATTCAATTCCACGGCATACCGTTCTTATGGGCAAGTTCTTAGGCGCGTTGATTAGTGTGAGTATCCCGTTTGGGATTGCGGTATTGATGAACCTACTGCTGATTTCCACAGCTAGAACCCTCCACCTTGGTGCAGAGGCGTGGGGACGTTTAGGTATCATCTGCTTTATTGCGATCTTGTATACGAGTCTTTTTCTGGTATTAGGTCTATTGGTATCGGCGCGTGCGCGGCAGAGTGCAGTGAGCCTCGTGATACTTTTGCTGGCGTGGGTCACCTTTGTCGTTTTTATGCCCAACATTCTTGCCTCGATCGCGAGTGGTTTTTCCTCTCCAATGTCCTCTGATGAACTTCAGGTGCGTCGAAAGCAAATCAATAATAAACTTTGGGAGGCGTACTTTCACAAAACAGGTGTATCCAAGCTGCGGGATATGCAGGTAGGAAGCCAGTTTGTTATCGAAGACAAAGCAGCGCAAGAACGTCTGATTGAAGAACGCTTAATGCAGCAGGTCGAACAAGTTCAACAGGCGCGCGCCGTTACCCGTATCTCACCGGCTGCGATTGTCCAGCAGCTTCTCGAATCCTTTGCTGGCACCGGTTTTGAGCGGCATCTGCAATTCTTGGAAAACGCCCAGCACTACGGTCGCCAATATCACGTATTCATCGTTGACACCGATAGGGGAGATCCTGAAAGCCTCCATCTGATCGGCGTTCCGGAAGGCATGTCTAAGAAACCCGTTAGTCCAGAGGCAATACCAAAATTTGAAGATACACTGAGTCTGAGCAAAGATTTCAACGCTGCAGCGATGGATTTGCTGTTGCTGACGCTATTTGTTGTGGTGCTTCTGTCGGGAGCCTATCTTGCCTTTGTGCGTGTGGAGGTATAA
- a CDS encoding ABC transporter permease subunit, translating into MLLTLIRREILDNLMTFRFAAAVFITLLLVVAVTAVLIQDYERRLADYNTSVETHRQELYKRPAYSPGISRLDIDRPPNPLSIFNVGLDKRLGNEIRVSYWLVPSLWDAGMNSSDNSFLNIFSSIDIVFIFEVVLSLLALIFAYDALAGEYEAGTLRLILTNPVQRGYILLAKYLSAMVCLLMPLLMSLLLAMLLLTTSASIYLTTDDFLCIGGIIFASVTYLSVFYLIGLLVSAMTGRTSTALMLSIFVWGFLVLVYPNVVLTTTTPQDPSAERGASALSQIKQIWEEFDRKRKHFLATDPVPGEDPMFDINSSNGWGAGDGFSENRLTLSYYYWTVLYYKGELNAESLPRVPHAQNYYGFLGPQIIDTADQTWLIRKQALDDIFVKPVFVDRTLLKLSPVGMYDAATQAWAGTDLKGLQDFFEAVRQYQRTVIAYLHDGDVFKSRSWFAPDKTGVAWDTLPQFSFQRSRIGTNAKRALPDLFLLLTINIVLFTIIFLIFVKSEV; encoded by the coding sequence ATGCTACTAACACTTATCCGCAGAGAAATACTCGATAACCTAATGACATTCCGTTTTGCTGCGGCTGTCTTTATCACCCTATTGCTGGTTGTTGCTGTTACTGCTGTACTCATCCAAGATTACGAGCGGCGTTTGGCAGACTATAACACCTCTGTGGAGACTCATCGGCAAGAACTATACAAAAGACCCGCCTATTCGCCGGGGATATCCAGATTGGATATCGATAGACCTCCCAATCCATTGAGTATATTCAATGTTGGATTAGATAAGCGACTCGGGAACGAAATTCGGGTATCTTACTGGCTTGTTCCGTCACTTTGGGATGCCGGCATGAATAGCTCAGACAATTCGTTTCTTAACATTTTCTCGTCAATTGATATTGTTTTTATTTTTGAGGTTGTCCTCAGTTTACTGGCACTTATATTTGCCTATGATGCGCTTGCGGGGGAATATGAGGCGGGCACATTACGTCTTATTTTAACGAATCCTGTCCAGCGCGGTTATATTCTACTTGCGAAATATCTCAGCGCGATGGTGTGTCTACTTATGCCTTTGCTGATGAGTCTGCTGCTCGCGATGCTTTTGCTAACGACATCCGCTTCAATTTACCTAACAACCGATGATTTCCTCTGTATCGGTGGGATTATTTTTGCCTCCGTCACTTATCTATCGGTGTTTTACCTCATCGGGCTGCTGGTTTCAGCGATGACTGGTAGGACAAGTACTGCGCTTATGCTATCCATCTTTGTTTGGGGATTTTTGGTGCTTGTCTATCCAAACGTGGTTCTTACCACAACAACTCCACAAGACCCCTCAGCAGAACGTGGGGCATCCGCTCTCAGTCAAATTAAGCAAATATGGGAGGAATTCGATAGAAAACGCAAACACTTCCTTGCTACCGACCCTGTCCCCGGAGAAGACCCAATGTTTGACATAAACAGTTCTAACGGATGGGGTGCTGGAGATGGATTCAGCGAAAATCGATTGACGTTATCCTATTACTATTGGACAGTGCTCTACTATAAAGGCGAACTCAATGCGGAATCGCTACCGCGGGTCCCACACGCGCAAAATTACTATGGTTTCCTCGGACCTCAGATCATTGATACAGCAGACCAAACGTGGCTCATCCGAAAGCAAGCACTCGATGACATTTTTGTGAAACCGGTATTCGTTGATAGAACGCTATTGAAACTTTCGCCAGTTGGAATGTACGACGCTGCAACACAGGCCTGGGCAGGCACGGATTTAAAAGGTCTCCAAGATTTTTTTGAGGCAGTTCGGCAGTACCAACGAACAGTTATTGCCTATCTACACGATGGAGATGTGTTTAAGTCTCGCTCGTGGTTTGCTCCAGACAAAACAGGCGTGGCCTGGGACACTTTGCCCCAGTTTTCTTTTCAAAGAAGTAGGATAGGCACAAATGCAAAACGAGCGTTACCAGATTTATTCTTATTGCTAACAATCAACATAGTTCTGTTTACAATAATATTTCTGATTTTCGTCAAGAGCGAAGTATAA
- a CDS encoding ABC transporter permease subunit, with product MWHITKRELYDNLNSLRFALTTVLLLGLMLTNAVVYLREHPKRIQEYRDGVTRYQNRLANYAADSLYKLAEQGPGNLYKKPSPLRFCADGGEPFLSRYAQGSYHRWGAGTLESFWILAYPSSNPNLYNIRPNVTELDWGFIIGYVLSLIALLFTFDAISTERERGTLRLMLANSIPRHTVLIGKFLGALISISIPFTLAVLMNLLIISTSSAVHLNMEAWGRLGIIYFIALLYTCLFLGLGLLVSTRVQRSAVSLVVLLLIWTVLVVFMPSTLASIANGLSSPPMSYDEFRKRSSQFEDELDELWDKYYSYSDDIPEDVREKIRLGGEIVTRDAEQQERLHAEQLNQQISQMNRARAITRISPVAIFQHLLESFAGTGFERHLQFLDNIKSHAQQFRVFIAETDKADPTSLHVFGVREGMSQKPVRPEAIPKFKDTLSLSRDFNAAMMDLLLLALFFVVLLSGAYLAFVRVEV from the coding sequence GCGACGGGGTCACCAGATATCAAAATCGTTTAGCGAATTATGCCGCTGACAGCCTGTATAAACTCGCCGAGCAAGGTCCTGGAAATCTTTACAAAAAACCGTCTCCACTCCGTTTTTGTGCAGACGGCGGCGAGCCGTTTTTATCAAGGTATGCACAGGGCAGCTACCATCGATGGGGTGCTGGCACGCTGGAGAGTTTCTGGATACTGGCATATCCATCGTCCAATCCCAATCTGTATAATATCCGTCCAAATGTCACCGAATTGGATTGGGGTTTTATCATCGGCTACGTCTTAAGCCTCATCGCACTGTTGTTCACGTTTGACGCAATCTCCACTGAACGTGAACGCGGGACATTACGATTGATGTTGGCGAATTCAATTCCACGGCACACTGTACTCATTGGCAAGTTTTTAGGAGCGTTGATAAGCATCAGTATCCCGTTTACGCTTGCCGTGTTGATGAACCTATTGATAATTTCCACATCAAGTGCCGTTCACCTCAATATGGAAGCGTGGGGACGTTTAGGTATTATCTATTTTATTGCACTTCTATACACGTGCCTGTTTCTTGGGTTAGGTTTATTGGTGTCGACGCGTGTACAACGAAGTGCCGTCAGTCTTGTCGTGCTTCTATTGATTTGGACAGTTCTTGTGGTTTTCATGCCGAGTACACTCGCTTCTATTGCCAATGGTCTTTCATCGCCACCTATGTCCTATGATGAATTTCGGAAACGCTCTTCGCAATTTGAAGATGAACTGGATGAACTTTGGGATAAATACTACTCTTATTCGGATGACATACCTGAGGATGTGAGGGAGAAGATACGATTGGGAGGTGAGATTGTCACCAGAGATGCTGAGCAACAGGAGCGGTTACACGCGGAGCAATTAAATCAACAGATTTCTCAAATGAATCGCGCACGCGCCATCACCCGTATTTCACCTGTTGCCATTTTCCAACACCTTCTTGAGTCCTTCGCTGGAACCGGTTTTGAACGGCATTTGCAATTTTTAGACAACATTAAATCTCACGCCCAGCAATTTCGAGTATTCATTGCTGAAACCGATAAGGCAGACCCAACGAGCCTCCACGTTTTCGGTGTTCGCGAAGGTATGTCACAGAAACCTGTCAGGCCAGAGGCGATTCCCAAATTTAAAGACACACTGAGCCTCAGTCGCGATTTTAACGCTGCGATGATGGATTTATTGTTATTAGCACTGTTTTTCGTTGTGCTTTTATCCGGGGCGTATCTTGCGTTTGTGCGCGTTGAGGTATAA